The following coding sequences are from one Rhipicephalus microplus isolate Deutch F79 chromosome 3, USDA_Rmic, whole genome shotgun sequence window:
- the LOC142804271 gene encoding uncharacterized protein LOC142804271 → MAAAATYATPVAFRPIDTWPAALGIPQATTHDLLDSPSTSERCHLRIETSWMTKHRGTLPDPPTAGYKREPLNQCPLGHGALLGRHSLCSMYQVLIGLMAAAATYATPVAFRPIDTWPAALGIPQATTHDLLDSPSTSERCHLRIETSWMTKHRGTLPDPPTAGYKREPLNQCPLGHGALLGRHSLCSMYQVSYLCRCNCFRSSDDMLLRVSCPINGKWLIWTCYAVSRECMAAALNWSVLEGYDVASQTLLLLAGDIEQNPGPMSVPEREQISKIEEMLKVLQSGQVTVLEKLSGIAKTQDELRKKLDDVITKTNVIEKRLTTLEETEKKFADKLDDLENRSRRTNLVFFGIPDSHPKETWEESENLVKSVCTDVLKLENIAIERAHRLGAYKTERIRPIIASFSGSKSRESVLRNAYRFKGTSYSVSEDFSKAVQEKRRQLWKYSKEKQLDKKNRVHLSYDKLVINGQAFAWDTDMHQPVPLRAHAQILGRK, encoded by the coding sequence ATGGCAGCGGCGGCGACGTATGCTACACCCGTGGCATTTCGACCGATCGACACATGGCCAGCGGCTCTTGGCATTCCACAAGCGACTACGCATGATCTACTAGATTCACCAAGCACCTCGGAGCGGTGCCATCTGCGCATCGAAACGAGCTGGATGACAAAGCATCGTGGTACGCTTCCGGATCCGCCTACTGCTGGCTACAAAAGGGAGCCCCTGAACCAATGCCCACTGGGACACGGCGCTCTTCTCGGCCGTCACTCACTCTGTTCAATGTATCAGGTGCTGATCGGGCTCATGGCAGCGGCGGCGACGTATGCTACACCCGTGGCATTTCGACCGATCGACACATGGCCAGCGGCTCTTGGCATTCCACAAGCGACTACGCATGATCTACTAGATTCACCAAGCACCTCGGAGCGGTGCCATCTGCGCATCGAAACGAGCTGGATGACAAAGCATCGTGGTACGCTTCCGGATCCGCCTACTGCTGGCTACAAAAGGGAGCCCCTGAACCAATGCCCACTGGGACACGGCGCTCTTCTCGGCCGTCACTCACTCTGTTCAATGTATCAGGTTAGTTATTTATGCCGTTGTAATTGCTTTAGAAGCAGTGATGACATGCTTCTTAGAGTGTCGTGTCCCATTAACGGTAAATGGCTTATCTGGACGTGCTATGCTGTTTCTCGCGAGTGTATGGCTGCCGCATTGAATTGGTCTGTCTTGGAGGGTTACGATGTGGCCTCTCAGACATTACTACTCTTGGCTGGTGACATAGAACAAAACCCTGGCCCTATGTCTGTGCCTGAGCGAGAACAGATAAGTAAAATCGAAGAAATGCTAAAGGTGCTACAGTCAGGGCAGGTAACCGTGTTGGAAAAGCTGTCGGGCATTGCTAAAACTCAGGATGAGCTTCGGAAAAAGCTGGACGACGTGATTACTAAAACTAATGTAATTGAAAAGCGCCTTACTACACTAGAGGAAACAGAAAAGAAGTTCGCTGACAAACTAGACGacttagaaaacagaagccggaGAACAAACTTGGTATTCTTTGGAATACCAGATAGTCATCCAAAGGAAACTTGGGAAGAATCCGAAAATCTAGTTAAGTCTGTCTGTACGGATGTATTAAAGCTGGAAAATATAGCAATAGAAAGGGCTCATCGTCTCGGGGCCTACAAAACAGAAAGAATTCGTCCAATAATTGCTAGCTTTTCAGGATCGAAATCAAGAGAATCTGTTCTGCGAAATGCATACAGATTCAAGGGGACGTCATACAGCGTATCAGAAGACTTCAGCAAGGCAGTTCAAGAAAAACGCCGGCAGCTTTGGAAGTACagtaaagaaaaacagctcgacaAGAAAAATCGTGTACATTTAAGTTACGATAAGCTGGTAATCAATGGACAAGCATTTGCCTGGGATACTGACATGCACCAACCAGTTCCTCTTCGGGCGCATGCTCAGATATTGGGGCGGAAATGA